A window from Solanum stenotomum isolate F172 chromosome 7, ASM1918654v1, whole genome shotgun sequence encodes these proteins:
- the LOC125870922 gene encoding CLIP-associated protein-like has translation MEEALELARAKDTKERMAGVERLHELLEASRKSLSSSEVTSLVDVCIDLLKDNNFRVCQGALQSLDSAAVLSGEHFKLHFNALVPAVVERLGDAKQPVRDAARRLLLTLMQVSSPTIIVERAGSYAWMHRSFRVREEFARTVTSAIGLFASTELPLQRTILPPILQMLSDPNPGVRDAAISCIEEMYSQAGPQFRDELQRHHLPTMMLKDINARLEKIEPKNPLADGIPRNYAAAELRSTGLNPKKSSPKAKNSTREVSLFGGDADIAEKPVEPIKVYSEKELVREFEKIASTLVPEKDWSIRISAMQRIEALVIGGATDFPCFRGLLKQLVVPLSTQLSDRRSTIVKQACHLLNFLSKELLGDFEACAEMFIPVLFKLVVITVLVIAESADTCIKTMLRNCKVARALPRIADCAKNDRNAVLRARCCEYALLILEHWPDASEIHRSAELYEDLIKCCVGDAMSEVRSTARTLYRMFARTWPERSRRLFMSFDPVIQRIINEEDGGTNRRHASPSVRERSSHFSLGSQTSASSQISGYGTSAIVAMDRSSSLPSGTSLSTGLLLSQSKPVGTGTERSLESVLHASKQKVSAIESLLKGLDMSERSRSSSLDLGVDPPSSRDPPFPLAVPASNSLANALVDAPSGFSKGKNRNGGLGLSDIITQIQASKDSTKSSYRGSAVHESFSGLNSYSARRASEKLPDRGFVEDNAELREGRRLMNSHVHRQYIESPYKDANFRDSQTNHVPNFQRPLSRKNTAGRMSSSKRRSFDDSQLPLGEMSSCVEGPASLSDALSEGLSSSSDWNARVAAFSYVRSLLQQGPRGFPEIIQSFEKVMKLFFQHLDDPHHKVAQAALSTLADLIPACRKPFESYMERILPHVFSRLIDPKELVRQPCSTTLEIVNKTYGIDSLLPALLRSLDEQRSPKAKLAVIEFAIGSFNKHPSNSEGAGNSGILKLWLAKLTPLVYDKNTKLKEAAISCIISVYTHFDGTGVLNFILSLSVEEQNSLRRALKQYTPRIEVDLMNFLQNKKERQRSKYDPYDVTGTSSEEGYVGASKKNHLFGRYSAGSVDSDGARKWNSVPDSTYMTSSVGHSLSDDTQDFYHGIETGANSDFPVSKPKDSKLLALTASGSDGLWANPQKSNDDILNVEHTSATRLEVNGLIDSEHLAAADNESDLGLNHLKLSALKINLTPATEPSIPQILHSICNGNDESTAANKHGALQQLVEAVTKDQSIWSKYFNQILTAALEVLDDSASSIRELALSLIVEMLKNQRDAMEDSVEVVIEKLLNVTKDVSPKVSNEAEHCLTTVLSQYDSFRCLSVVVPLLVTEDEKTLVTCINCLTKLVGRFTQEELMSQLSTFLPALFDAFGNQSADVRKTVVFCLVDIYIMLGKAFLPYLEGLNSTQLRLVTIYANRISQARTGTPIDANRS, from the exons ATGGAGGAGGCACTGGAATTGGCGCGAGCCAAGGATACGAAGGAGAGAATGGCGGGTGTTGAGAGACTTCACGAACTTCTCGAAGCTTCTAGAAAGAGTCTCTCTTCTTCTGAGGTCACTTCGCTTGTTGATGTCTGCATAGATCTTCTCAAAGACAACAACTTCAGGGTCTGTCAGGGTGCTTTACAATCACTTGATTCCGCTGCTGTTCTATCCGGTGAACATTTTAAGCTTCACTTCAATGCTCTTGTGCCTGCTGTTGTAGAAAGATTGGGCGATGCTAAACAGCCGGTTAGAGATGCTGCTAGGCGATTGTTACTTACTTTGATGCAG GTTTCTTCACCAACTATCATCGTTGAGAGGGCAGGGTCTTATGCTTGGATGCACAGAAGTTTCAGAGTTCGAGAAGAATTTGCTCGTACTGTTACATCAGCAATTGGTCTTTTTGCATCAACAGAGCTTCCCCTTCAACGAACTATTCTTCCTCCG ATTTTGCAAATGTTGAGTGATCCTAATCCTGGTGTTAGAGATGCAGCTATATCATGTATTGAG GAGATGTATTCACAGGCTGGACCTCAGTTCCGTGATGAACTTCAGCGCCATCATCTTCCTACCATGATG CTAAAAGATATTAATGCCAGACTAGAGAAGATTGAGCCCAAAAATCCCTTAGCAGATGGAATTCCAAGAAACTATGCAGCTGCTGAGTTGAGATCTACTGGTCTTAATCCCAAGAAAAGCAGCCCAAAGGCTAAAAACTCAACTAGAGAGGTGTCTCTTTTTGGAG GGGATGCTGATATTGCGGAGAAACCTGTCGAGCCAATTAAAGTGTACTCAGAAAAGGAGTTGGTAAGGGAGTTTGAGAAGATTGCCTCTACCCTTGTGCCAGAGAAGGACTGGTCTATCCGTATTTCTGCTATGCAGAGGATTGAAGCTCTTGTTATTGGAG GTGCAACTGATTTTCCTTGTTTCCGTGGACTTCTAAAGCAACTTGTTGTCCCTTTGAGTACACAGTTATCTGATCGGAGATCCACCATTGTCAAACAG GCTTGTCATCTGTTAAACTTCTTATCCAAAGAGCTTTTGGGAGATTTTGAGGCATGTGCTGAGATGTTCATTCCT GTTCTTTTCAAGCTTGTTGTGATAACTGTTCTCGTAATTGCAGAATCTGCTGATACATGCATAAAGACG ATGTTGCGCAACTGCAAAGTTGCTCGTGCACTTCCTCGAATTGCTGATTGTGCAAAGAACGATCGAAATGCAGTTCTTCGTGCAAG ATGCTGTGAGTATGCACTTTTAATCCTGGAACATTGGCCTGATGCATCTGAGATACACCGTTCAGCGGAACTCTATGAGGACCTTATAAAGTGTTGTGTAGGAGATGCAATGAGTGAG GTACGATCAACTGCAAGAACTTTGTACAGAATGTTTGCAAGAACTTGGCCAGAACGATCTAGGCGTTTGTTTATGTCCTTTGATCCTGTTATCCAAAGG ATCATAAATGAGGAAGATGGTGGAACTAACAGACGACATGCTTCACCCTCTGTTCGAGAGAGGAGTTCACACTTTTCACTTGGTTCTCAAACATCTGCTTCTTCACAAATTTCTGGTTATGGAACATCTGCAATAGTTGCTATGGATAGAAGTTCCAGTTTACCTTCAGGCACATCCCTCTCAACTGGGCTACTCCTGTCACAAAGTAAACCTGTGGGTACTGGCACAGAACGTAGCTTAGAAAGTGTACTTCATGCCAGCAAACAGAAAGTTTCTGCTATAGAAAGCCTGCTCAAAGGTCTGGATATGTCTGAGAGAAGTCGATCCTCTAGTTTGGATCTAG GAGTTGACCCTCCATCGTCCCGTGATCCACCATTTCCTCTTGCAGTTCCTGCATCAAATAGTCTTGCTAACGCTTTGGTAGATGCACCATCTGGTTTCTCTAAAGGTAAGAATCGCAATGGTGGGTTGGGTTTGTCTGATATCATTACTCAGATCCAGGCCTCAAAGGATTCAACTAAATCATCCTATCGAGGCAGTGCGGTTCATGAATCTTTTTCAGGGCTTAATTCTTATTCGGCAAGAAGGGCTTCTGAAAAACTACCAGATAGAGGTTTTGTTGAAGATAATGCTGAACTAAGGGAAGGCAGACGATTAATGAACTCACACGTTCACAGACAATACATAGAGTCACCATACAAAGATGCTAACTTTAGGGATTCTCAGACTAATCACGTTCCAAATTTTCAACGTCCTTTATCAAGAAAGAACACAGCAGGAAGAATGTCTTCTAGCAAGAGAAGGAGCTTTGATGACAGTCAGCTCCCGCTAGGagaaatgtcaagttgtgtggAGGGACCTGCCTCACTAAGTGACGCATTAAGTGAGGGTCTCAGTTCTAGTTCAGATTGGAATGCTAGGGTTGCTGCATTTAGTTATGTCAGGTCTTTGCTACAGCAGGGGCCTAGAGGTTTTCCAGAAATCATTCAGAGCTTTGAGAAggttatgaaattatttttccagCACCTTGATGATCCCCATCATAAAGTTGCGCAGGCTGCTCTGTCAACCCTTGCAGATCTTATTCCAGCTTGCAGAAAACCTTTTGAAAGTTACATGGAGAGGATTTTGCCCCATGTTTTTTCACGGCTAATTGATCCCAAGGAATTGGTGAGGCAGCCTTGCTCAACTACATTAGAGATTGTAAACAAAACATATGGTATCGACTCCCTTTTGCCAGCTTTGCTCCGTTCATTGGATGAACAACGTTCTCCTAAGGCCAAACTTGCTGTAATTGAGTTTGCAATTGGCTCTTTTAACAAGCATCCTTCGAATTCTGAAGGTGCTGGAAATAGTGGCATCCTCAAGTTATGGCTCGCTAAGTTGACACCATTGGTCTATGATAAAAATACCAAACTGAAAGAAGCGGCTATTTCATGCATTATATCAGTGTACACACACTTTGATGGAACAGGGGTTTTGAATTTTATTCTTAGCTTATCAGTTGAAGAACAAAATTCCTTGAGACGAGCTCTGAAACAGTATACCCCTCGTATAGAAGtggatttgatgaattttctgcaaaataaaaaagaaagacaacGTTCCAAGTATGATCCATATGACGTTACTGGCACATCTTCTGAAGAGGGATATGTAGGAGCTTcaaagaaaaatcatttatttgGAAGGTATTCTGCTGGTTCAGTTGATAGTGATGGTGCCAGAAAGTGGAATTCTGTTCCAGACTCGACCTATATGACTAGCTCTGTAGGTCACTCATTGTCGGATGATACTCAAGACTTCTATCATGGTATTGAAACTGGTGCCAACTCTGATTTTCCTGTTTCAAAACCCAAAGATTCAAAACTTTTGGCCCTTACCGCAAGTGGGAGTGATGGATTATGGGCTAATCCACAGAAAAGCAATGACGACATCTTAAATGTGGAGCACACTTCCGCAACCCGTCTGGAGGTTAATGGGTTAATTGACTCGGAGCATCTAGCTGCAGCTGATAATGAATCTGATTTGGGACTTAATCATCTGAAACTTTCTGCTCTGAAGATAAACTTAACTCCAGCAACTGAACCAAGCATTCCTCAGATTCTTCATTCA ATTTGTAATGGCAATGATGAGAGTACTGCTGCCAACAAGCATGGTGCACTTCAACAACTAGTTGAAGCTGTTACCAAAGATCAATCCATATGGAGCAAG TATTTCAATCAGATATTGACTGCTGCACTCGAGGTGCTAGATGATTCTGCGTCATCAATAAGAGAACTTGCCCTATCTCTGATTGTTGAAATGCTGAAGAATCAG AGAGATGCCATGGAGGATTCAGTCGAGGTTGTAATTGAGAAATTGCTCAACGTAACCAAGGATGTTTCTCCAAAA GTTTCGAATGAAGCTGAGCATTGTTTAACTACGGTGTTGTCTCAGTATGATTCATTTAGATGcttaagt GTTGTTGTTCCTTTGCTTGTCACAGAAGACGAGAAGACTCTTGTAACCTGTATTAACTGTTTGACAAAG CTTGTGGGGAGGTTTACCCAGGAAGAATTGATGTCTCAGCTATCTACATTCTTACCTGCCCTGTTTGATGCTTTTGGAAACCAGAGCGCAGATGTTCGCAAG ACTGTTGTGTTCTGTTTAGTTGACATATACATCATGCTGGGCAAAGCATTTTTGCCATACTTGGAAGGGCTAAACAGCACACAGTTGAGATTGGTGACTATTTATGCAAATAGAATATCACAGGCTAGAACAGGGACTCCCATAGATGCTAACCGCAGTTAG